The genomic stretch AAATTGCACCTGGCCCTAATCTGACTTTCATGTGCAGCGTCCTGGGGtgatgagagtgagtgagtttgACTCCTCTGATGAAGAGGAGGTGGGGGAGTGTGAGCCCTCCCCCCTGCACATCTCCTGGTGAGCGTCTGCATGCCATACAGCACATTACCGGTGTTCCGTTACCTGTGTCTTTACCTGATGTCCTCTTTATTTACAGGTTGTCTTTGTCAGTGGTTGAGTGCGCTCAGTTTCTTGGAATATGTTCGTTGCCAGGTAAATTCATTGAAATACCAAGTATGGGCATCTCACTCTATTATATTAATGACCAGCTAATTTGAATCCCTAAAGTTTACTTATTCTCACAGGATGCAGGTATAAAGACATCAGAAGAAACCTGGAGAAAGATGTTGgcaagtcacacacacaaacactgtttgaATAGATGTGAATAAACATTTTACCAAGATATAATGGCAGACTTGTATTTGGAGCTTGtgattattaaaataattttatgtttaatgttttgtgtttaatgtataAAACGCTAAATCACAAGTGCACGTTATTGGTAGTCCATTAAACATTAGTGTTAAACATTCGGATTAGGCACTGGGTAACAAAAACGAGTTAGGAGGCAGTTATGGTGAGGGTAAAGTCTGTTATGCAGTGCACCATAGGATAATATGTTTATATGGTatattttgtaaaatatttgtatacatttgcatgcatttttatttatacgtgtgtttgtgtgcatgtgtgtgggtatgtgtgtgtttgtgcacatgcaCAGCTGAGTTGTGTGACCAGGGAGTGGaggatgtgtttgtgttctgtacAAGAGCAGAGCTGGTGAAATACAGAGTGCCGTGTCTGCTGGAGCGTTACTCACAGCAGGGACTGAGGGTGCACCACCTGCCTTTCCCAGATGGGGGCACTCCTGAGCTGTCTCAGTGCTGCCGCATTTTAGAGGAGCTACAGCACAGTCTGCAGAACCAACGCAGAACCGTCATACAGTGAGTCGTGTGCACAAACAGAAGTCATTTATGCACACCTACCACAAATGGATTATTCCATCAAGTAATATCACAGACCAACATTTCCAACCACTGTGATAGGTCATAGGTTAATGATGTAATCAGACAGATGAGTCATGTTGTACCAAATCACATGCAGGTGGAACACTGGTGTGCAGATAGTCACCATAGAACATCATTTATCAGATTGTTTCTCAGCCAGCCGAGTGCATGGCTAATTTACCTGCGCTTGGAAAAACACTTTTGGCAAGGCAGTGCGCCGTCACAAGGCTCATATCAGCGGCGGTAATGTCCGGCAGGAAGTGCACGTTTCCATTACTTTGGCAGCCCGTATCCATCAAGTAGCTCCAGATTGCCAAGTAGTTTTCATGTGGTTCTGAAGGCCAAAGCAGGTGACACAGACAGCTGTGGTTAATAAACT from Brachyhypopomus gauderio isolate BG-103 chromosome 15, BGAUD_0.2, whole genome shotgun sequence encodes the following:
- the cdkn3 gene encoding cyclin-dependent kinase inhibitor 3, which encodes MRVSEFDSSDEEEVGECEPSPLHISWLSLSVVECAQFLGICSLPGCRYKDIRRNLEKDVAELCDQGVEDVFVFCTRAELVKYRVPCLLERYSQQGLRVHHLPFPDGGTPELSQCCRILEELQHSLQNQRRTVIHCYGGLGRSGLVAACLLLHLSISMTPSKAIDILRDARGGGAIQTVKQYNFLHEFREKFAAYQETKAEPTISERSVSR